The following are encoded together in the Coffea arabica cultivar ET-39 chromosome 1c, Coffea Arabica ET-39 HiFi, whole genome shotgun sequence genome:
- the LOC113728918 gene encoding ATP synthase small subunit 6, mitochondrial-like yields the protein MRQFDPWPVFFRREWRRTWPFLVGFAVTGTVITKFSLGLTEEDAKNSPFVQRHRNA from the exons aTGAGGCAATTCGATCCCTGGCCGGTTTTCTTCCGGAGAGAATGGAGGCGTACTTGGCCGTTTCTTGTAGGTTTCGCTGTGACCGGCACCGTCATTACGAAGTTCTCACTTGGCCTAACCG AGGAGGATGCCAAGAACTCTCCCTTCGTCCAGCGTCACCGCAACGC GTGA
- the LOC140036455 gene encoding mitochondrial dicarboxylate/tricarboxylate transporter DTC-like has product MDDSEGFTVEEKKTPNSIEVSSYGVYHRNNKIWPTLKPFVNGFLAGQLTLLGYYGAYWSAKLTLYLAEEAHDHHNAAKIRTALHAVRKNLPHWKLFQATYATAQFGSFDLLTKKVEAANGGLRLTLYQEACCGLISGGIAGSIYHPLYRAAASLRASSSQSAETQINYRNLFASLSHKTRSEGLFALWKGSGFYVSRQMVMNMGLLTSYSRSVGYFSESVGLTKFQAQLGAGIVSAFFAAACGCPWPHIAAIKRMIQADGGRKHSHRDALYCIWQVIRPGGQFKIYSEIFKSFLHFTPYYVIQWLNLEDVRALVEEKGL; this is encoded by the exons atggaTGATTCAGAAGGGTTTACAGTGGAGGAGAAGAAGACTCCTAATTCTATCGAAGTAAGCTCATATGGTGTTTATCACAGAAACAATAAAATTTGGCCAACACTGAAGCCGTTTGTTAATGGATTCCTGGCTGGACAGCTCACATTACTTGGTTACTATGGTGCTTACTGGTCTGCCAAGTTAACGTTGTATCTTGCTGAAGAAGCCCATGATCACCATAATGCTGCCAAAATCAGGACTGCCTTACATGCGGTTAGGAAG AATTTGCCACATTGGAAGCTTTTTCAAGCGACTTATGCAACTGCACAATTTGGATCATTCGA CCTTTTAACGAAAAAGGTTGAAGCTGCGAATGGTGGCTTGCGTTTAACACTCTACCAAGAAGCTTGTTGTGGCCTCATCTCTGGCGGTATTGCAGGCAGCATTTATCATCCATTGTATAGAGCAGCTGCTTCTCTAAGAGCTAGCTCTTCGCAGTCTGCTGAGACACAAATCAACTACAGAAACTTGTTTGCTTCTCTTTCTCATAAAACTAGAAGCGAAGGGCTCTTTGCATTGTGGAAAGGCTCAGGTTTTTATGTATCCAGACAAATGGTCATGAATATGGGCTTGCTAACATCATATAGCCGAAGTGTGGGTTATTTTAGTGAATCTGTTGGTTTGACTAAATTTCAAGCACAATTAG GTGCTGGAATTGTTTCAGCTTTCTTTGCAGCAGCCTGTGGCTGCCCATGGCCTCACATTGCCGCAATTAAGCGTATGATTCAAGCTGATGGAGGCAGAAAGCATTCACACAGAGATGCTCTATATTGTATCTGGCAAGTTATTCGGCCTGGAGGACAATTCAAGATCTATTCAGAGATTTTcaaatcttttcttcatttcaCCCCTTATTACGTG ATCCAATGGCTGAACCTGGAAGATGTCCGGGCACTCGTGGAAGAAAAGGGATTATAG